Proteins encoded within one genomic window of Pectobacterium araliae:
- the mraZ gene encoding division/cell wall cluster transcriptional repressor MraZ, whose translation MFRGATLVNLDSKGRLAVPTRYREMLNEESQGQMVCTIDLHQPCLLLYPLPEWEIIEQKLSRLSSMNPVERRVQRLLLGHASECQMDSAGRLLIANTLRQHANLKKEVMLVGQFNKFELWDEQTWYQQVKDDIDAEQSTQEPLSERLQDLSL comes from the coding sequence ATGTTTCGTGGGGCTACGCTGGTTAACCTCGACAGTAAAGGGCGTCTTGCTGTGCCTACCCGATACCGGGAAATGCTGAACGAGGAATCGCAAGGTCAAATGGTGTGCACCATTGATCTGCATCAGCCATGCCTGCTGCTTTATCCCTTACCTGAATGGGAAATCATTGAACAAAAACTGTCTCGCTTGTCGAGCATGAACCCTGTGGAGCGCCGTGTTCAGCGTTTGTTATTGGGGCATGCCAGCGAGTGTCAAATGGATAGTGCAGGGCGTTTGTTGATTGCGAATACGTTAAGGCAGCATGCGAACCTTAAAAAAGAAGTGATGCTAGTCGGGCAGTTCAACAAGTTTGAGCTGTGGGATGAACAGACTTGGTATCAACAGGTCAAGGATGATATTGACGCTGAACAATCGACTCAGGAACCTTTATCTGAGCGGTTGCAGGATCTATCGCTATAG
- the ftsL gene encoding cell division protein FtsL, protein MIGNERHTLVGVIGEDLLRNAKLPVLLMVAVLISAVFVVTTAHRTRLLTAERERLLLERDALDIEWRNLILEENSLGDHSRVERIATEKLQMGHVDPSQENIVVK, encoded by the coding sequence ATGATCGGTAATGAACGGCATACGCTGGTTGGCGTCATCGGTGAGGATCTGCTACGTAATGCAAAACTCCCGGTGCTGCTGATGGTCGCCGTGTTGATTTCTGCCGTCTTTGTCGTAACGACGGCGCACCGGACGCGTTTGCTGACAGCAGAGCGCGAACGGCTTTTGCTGGAGCGTGATGCGCTGGATATCGAATGGCGAAATCTGATCCTGGAGGAAAACTCATTAGGGGATCATAGCCGCGTTGAGCGGATCGCGACGGAAAAACTGCAAATGGGGCATGTTGATCCGTCACAGGAAAATATTGTGGTTAAGTAA
- the ftsW gene encoding cell division protein FtsW: MRFFGMAFIERIKSWVMGTRESDTLSIVLYDRTLVWLTLGLAVIGFVMVTSASMPVGQRLANDPFLFAKRDAIYLGLAFGLSLITLRVPMEIWQRYSPVLLLLAMVMLLVVLAVGSSVNGASRWISLGPLRIQPAELSKLALFCYLSSYMVRKVEEVRNNFWGFCKPMGVMVVLAVLLLAQPDLGTVVVLFITTLAMLFLAGAKMWQFLAIIGSGAFAVGLLIVAEPYRMRRVTSFWNPWDDPFGDGYQLTQSLMAFGRGEFWGQGLGNSVQKLEYLPEAHTDFIFSILGEELGYIGVVLALLMIFFVAFRAMSIGKRALEIDQRFSGFLACSIGVWFSFQTLVNVGAAAGMLPTKGLTLPLISYGGSSLLIMSTAIVLLLRIDFETRLTKAQAFTRGAR; the protein is encoded by the coding sequence ATGCGGTTCTTCGGGATGGCGTTTATCGAACGCATCAAAAGCTGGGTCATGGGAACGCGTGAAAGCGATACGTTGAGCATCGTTCTGTACGATAGAACGCTCGTGTGGTTAACGCTTGGGCTGGCTGTGATTGGTTTTGTGATGGTGACCTCGGCGTCCATGCCTGTCGGGCAACGTTTGGCCAACGACCCGTTTTTGTTCGCGAAGCGTGATGCGATTTATCTGGGGTTAGCATTTGGCTTGTCGTTAATTACGCTGCGTGTCCCGATGGAAATATGGCAACGCTATAGCCCAGTGCTGTTATTGCTCGCCATGGTCATGCTGCTGGTTGTACTCGCGGTGGGGAGTTCGGTTAACGGTGCGTCTCGCTGGATTTCTCTGGGGCCGTTACGCATCCAGCCAGCGGAATTATCCAAGCTGGCACTGTTTTGCTACCTGTCCAGCTACATGGTGCGCAAGGTTGAAGAAGTACGAAATAACTTCTGGGGATTTTGCAAACCGATGGGCGTGATGGTGGTGTTGGCGGTGCTGTTGCTGGCTCAGCCTGACCTCGGTACGGTAGTTGTGTTGTTTATTACGACGCTGGCGATGTTGTTTCTGGCCGGGGCTAAGATGTGGCAGTTTCTGGCGATCATTGGTTCCGGTGCATTTGCCGTTGGGCTGCTGATTGTGGCTGAACCTTATCGTATGCGGCGTGTGACGTCTTTCTGGAACCCGTGGGATGATCCGTTCGGTGATGGCTACCAACTAACCCAATCTCTGATGGCGTTTGGACGCGGTGAATTCTGGGGGCAGGGGCTGGGGAATTCGGTACAGAAACTGGAATATCTGCCGGAGGCGCATACCGATTTCATTTTCTCTATTTTAGGTGAGGAACTGGGGTATATCGGTGTGGTTTTGGCGTTGTTAATGATATTCTTCGTCGCTTTTCGTGCGATGTCTATCGGAAAGCGGGCGTTGGAGATCGATCAGCGTTTTTCTGGCTTTCTGGCGTGTTCGATCGGCGTTTGGTTTAGCTTTCAAACGCTGGTGAACGTAGGCGCAGCGGCGGGGATGTTGCCGACGAAAGGGTTAACGCTACCGCTGATCAGTTATGGCGGTTCCAGTTTGCTGATTATGTCGACGGCGATTGTTTTGCTATTACGCATTGATTTTGAAACGCGCCTGACAAAAGCGCAGGCGTTTACGAGAGGTGCCCGATGA
- the mraY gene encoding phospho-N-acetylmuramoyl-pentapeptide-transferase, with product MLVWLAEHLAKLYTGFNVFSYLTFRAIVSLLTALVISLWMGPHMIAWLQRLQIGQVVRNEGPESHFSKRGTPTMGGVMILVAIIVSVLMWANLSNPYVWCVLLVLVGYGAVGFVDDYRKVVRKDTKGLIARWKYFWQSVIALVVAFTMYSIGKDTPATQLVVPFFKDVMPQLGLLYVALAYFVIVGTSNAVNLTDGLDGLAIMPTVFVAAGFALVAWATGNMNFAGYLHIPYIRHASELVIVCTAIVGAGLGFLWFNTYPAQVFMGDVGSLALGGALGTIAVLLRQEFLLVIMGGVFVVETLSVILQVGSFKLRGQRIFRMAPIHHHYELKGWPEPRVIVRFWIISLMLVLIGLATLKVR from the coding sequence ATGTTAGTATGGCTGGCCGAACATTTGGCCAAACTTTATACCGGTTTTAACGTCTTTTCTTATTTGACGTTCCGCGCCATTGTCAGCCTGCTGACCGCATTGGTTATTTCCTTATGGATGGGGCCGCATATGATCGCTTGGCTGCAACGTTTGCAGATTGGGCAGGTTGTGCGTAACGAAGGGCCAGAATCGCATTTTAGCAAACGCGGAACCCCGACAATGGGGGGCGTGATGATCCTGGTGGCGATTATCGTTTCCGTGCTGATGTGGGCGAATCTGTCTAATCCCTATGTCTGGTGCGTACTGCTGGTGTTAGTAGGCTATGGCGCGGTTGGTTTTGTTGATGATTACCGCAAAGTGGTTCGCAAGGATACCAAGGGGTTGATTGCTCGCTGGAAATATTTCTGGCAGTCCGTGATTGCACTTGTAGTGGCTTTCACCATGTATTCCATCGGTAAAGATACGCCAGCCACGCAGCTGGTGGTGCCGTTTTTCAAAGATGTGATGCCGCAATTGGGACTGTTGTATGTTGCGTTGGCCTATTTTGTGATTGTCGGCACCAGCAACGCGGTAAACCTGACTGATGGCCTGGACGGGCTGGCAATCATGCCGACCGTATTTGTGGCCGCGGGCTTTGCGCTAGTTGCATGGGCAACGGGGAATATGAATTTTGCTGGTTACCTGCATATCCCGTATATCCGTCATGCCAGTGAACTGGTGATCGTCTGCACCGCGATTGTGGGCGCAGGGCTTGGGTTCCTGTGGTTTAACACTTATCCGGCACAGGTTTTCATGGGGGACGTTGGCTCGCTGGCGCTGGGCGGCGCGCTGGGGACTATCGCGGTACTGCTACGTCAAGAGTTTTTGTTAGTGATTATGGGCGGTGTCTTCGTCGTCGAAACGCTGTCGGTGATTCTGCAAGTCGGGTCCTTTAAGTTACGCGGGCAGCGGATTTTCCGCATGGCGCCGATTCATCATCATTATGAACTTAAGGGCTGGCCGGAACCGCGCGTGATTGTGCGCTTCTGGATTATTTCGTTGATGCTGGTGCTGATTGGCCTGGCAACGCTGAAGGTACGATAA
- the rsmH gene encoding 16S rRNA (cytosine(1402)-N(4))-methyltransferase RsmH produces the protein MLENYKHTTVLLDEAVNGLNIRSDGTYIDGTFGRGGHSRLILSQLGPEGRLLAIDRDPQAIEAAKAINDPRFSIIHGPFSAMADYVSELGLIGQIDGVLLDLGVSSPQLDDPERGFSFMRDGPLDMRMDPTRGLSAAEWLMKAEADDIVWVLKTFGEERFAKRIARAIVERNRTEPMTRTKELAELIAAASPVREKHKHPATRSFQAIRIYINSELEEIERALEGALSVLAPQGRLSVISFHSLEDRIVKRFIRHQSRGPQVPAGLPLTEEQLRSQGGQTLKPVGKKLMPSEEEVAENPRARSSVLRFAERLPA, from the coding sequence ATGCTGGAAAATTATAAACATACCACCGTCCTGTTGGATGAGGCTGTAAATGGCCTGAATATTCGCAGCGACGGCACATACATTGACGGCACATTTGGCCGTGGTGGTCACTCCCGCCTCATTCTTTCCCAACTCGGGCCGGAAGGGCGTCTGTTAGCTATTGATCGCGATCCTCAGGCCATTGAAGCAGCCAAAGCGATTAACGATCCGCGTTTCTCCATTATTCATGGGCCGTTCTCTGCCATGGCGGATTATGTCTCGGAACTCGGGCTGATCGGGCAGATCGATGGCGTTTTGCTCGATCTCGGTGTTTCTTCCCCGCAGCTTGATGACCCTGAGCGTGGGTTCTCATTTATGCGCGATGGCCCGCTGGATATGCGTATGGACCCGACGCGCGGTTTGTCTGCTGCCGAATGGCTGATGAAAGCGGAAGCTGATGACATTGTTTGGGTCTTAAAAACGTTCGGTGAAGAACGTTTTGCCAAGCGTATTGCGCGCGCCATTGTGGAACGTAATCGTACTGAGCCGATGACGCGGACAAAAGAACTGGCAGAATTGATTGCTGCTGCTAGCCCGGTACGGGAAAAGCATAAACATCCGGCAACGCGCAGCTTTCAGGCGATCCGCATTTATATCAATAGTGAACTGGAAGAAATCGAACGTGCATTAGAAGGTGCGCTGAGCGTACTGGCGCCACAGGGGCGTCTGTCGGTGATCAGCTTCCATTCGTTAGAAGATCGGATTGTGAAACGGTTTATCCGTCATCAAAGCCGTGGCCCACAGGTGCCTGCTGGCCTGCCGCTAACGGAAGAGCAACTGCGCAGCCAAGGTGGACAAACATTAAAGCCTGTTGGAAAGAAACTGATGCCGTCGGAAGAAGAAGTGGCAGAAAATCCGCGTGCGCGCAGTTCGGTGCTGCGGTTTGCTGAGAGACTGCCAGCATGA
- the murD gene encoding UDP-N-acetylmuramoyl-L-alanine--D-glutamate ligase: MVDYQGKKVVIIGLGLTGLSCVDFFLARGVVPRVVDTRISPPGLDKLPEQVERHLGSLNEDWLMSADLIVASPGVALATPILCDAADAGIEIVGDIELFCREAQAPIVAITGSNGKSTVTTLVGDMARAAGWQVGVGGNIGLPALQLLEQPAQLYVLELSSFQLETTSSLHAAAATILNVTEDHTNRYPFGLQQYRAAKLRIYEHADLCVVNADDALTMPIRGADVRCRSFGVDVGDYHLNRQQGETWLRVNGERVLNTREIKLVGQHNYTNALAALALADAVKIPRASALAALTAFTGLPHRFQMAFERNGVRWINDSKATNVGSTEAALSGLAVEGTLHLLLGGDGKSADFSPLVPYLQGERIRLYCFGHDGEQLAALRPEIAEQTETMEQAMRVIAERIKTGDMVLLSPACASLDQFRSFEQRGDEFARLAKELG, from the coding sequence ATGGTGGACTATCAGGGTAAAAAAGTCGTCATTATCGGGTTGGGGCTGACTGGGCTCTCCTGTGTTGATTTCTTTCTCGCGCGTGGGGTTGTACCGCGCGTGGTGGATACCCGCATCAGTCCACCGGGTCTGGATAAGTTGCCTGAGCAGGTGGAACGCCACCTCGGTAGCCTGAATGAAGACTGGCTGATGAGCGCGGATTTGATCGTCGCCAGCCCCGGTGTGGCGCTAGCGACACCGATTCTGTGTGACGCTGCTGATGCTGGTATTGAGATTGTTGGCGATATCGAACTGTTCTGTCGCGAAGCGCAGGCACCGATTGTGGCGATTACTGGTTCGAACGGCAAAAGTACGGTGACAACGCTGGTCGGTGATATGGCGCGCGCGGCAGGTTGGCAGGTGGGCGTCGGTGGCAACATTGGTCTACCTGCGCTGCAACTGCTGGAACAGCCTGCTCAGCTGTATGTATTGGAGCTGTCGAGCTTCCAACTGGAAACGACGAGTAGCCTGCACGCTGCTGCGGCTACCATTCTGAACGTAACGGAAGATCACACCAACCGTTACCCGTTTGGTCTACAGCAGTATCGTGCGGCGAAATTGCGTATCTATGAACATGCGGATCTGTGCGTGGTGAACGCAGACGATGCGTTGACTATGCCTATTCGTGGTGCAGATGTGCGCTGCCGCAGTTTTGGTGTTGATGTCGGTGATTATCATCTTAACCGCCAGCAGGGCGAAACGTGGTTGCGGGTGAATGGTGAACGAGTACTTAACACCCGTGAAATCAAGCTGGTCGGACAGCATAACTATACAAACGCATTAGCTGCGTTGGCACTGGCTGATGCCGTGAAGATTCCTCGGGCTTCTGCACTGGCGGCATTGACGGCATTTACTGGACTGCCGCATCGCTTCCAAATGGCCTTTGAGCGCAATGGTGTGCGGTGGATCAATGATTCTAAAGCCACCAACGTCGGTAGCACCGAAGCGGCATTAAGCGGTTTAGCTGTCGAAGGCACGTTGCATCTGTTGTTGGGTGGTGATGGAAAGTCTGCCGACTTCTCGCCGCTGGTGCCGTATTTACAGGGTGAGCGTATTCGTTTGTATTGCTTTGGTCATGATGGTGAACAACTGGCTGCGTTGCGCCCGGAGATTGCTGAACAGACAGAAACAATGGAACAGGCGATGCGCGTCATCGCTGAACGAATTAAGACGGGTGACATGGTGTTGCTGTCGCCAGCGTGTGCAAGCTTGGATCAGTTTCGCAGTTTTGAACAGCGAGGTGATGAATTTGCTCGCCTGGCGAAGGAATTAGGTTGA
- a CDS encoding peptidoglycan glycosyltransferase FtsI: protein MKAARTGKLKRQEEQASFVSWRFALLCGCILLAMVGLMARAAYLQVINPDKLVREGDMRSLRVQEVPTARGMISDRAGRPLAVSVPVNAVWADPKEVNDRGGITLDTRWKALSDALDIPLDQLATKINANPKGRFVYLARQVNPAIGEYVHKLKLPGINLRQESRRYYPSGQVTSHLIGFTNIDGEGIEGVEKSFDRWLTGQPGERTVRKDRFGRVIEDISSVDSQAAHNLVLSIDERLQALVYRELNNAVAFNKAESGTAVLVDVNTGEVLAMANSPSYNPNNLAGTPKDIMRNRAITDIFEPGSTVKPMVVMTALQRGVVKENSVLNTLPYYVNGHEIKDVARYSELTLTGVLQKSSNVGVSRLALAMPSSALVDTYARFGLGKATNLGLVGESSGLYPQKQRWSDVERATFSFGYGLMVTPLQLARVYATIGSFGIYRPLSITKVDPPVPGERVFPEALVRSVVHMMESVALPGGGGTKAAIKGYRIAIKTGTAKKVGPDGKYINKYIAYTAGVAPASNPRFALVVVINDPQAGKYYGGAVSAPIFGAIMGGVLRTMNIEPDALSTGDKNEFVINREEGSGGRS, encoded by the coding sequence ATGAAAGCAGCCCGTACAGGAAAGTTAAAGCGCCAAGAAGAGCAAGCCAGCTTTGTTAGCTGGCGTTTTGCGTTGCTTTGCGGCTGTATCCTGCTTGCGATGGTTGGCTTGATGGCTCGCGCAGCTTATCTTCAGGTCATCAATCCAGATAAACTGGTGCGCGAAGGCGATATGCGTTCCTTACGCGTGCAGGAAGTGCCGACGGCGCGCGGTATGATCAGCGATCGCGCTGGCCGTCCCTTGGCCGTCAGTGTGCCAGTGAATGCCGTTTGGGCCGATCCGAAAGAGGTGAACGACCGTGGTGGTATCACGCTGGATACACGTTGGAAAGCCCTTTCTGACGCGCTCGATATTCCGTTAGATCAGTTGGCAACCAAGATCAATGCTAACCCGAAAGGACGCTTCGTCTATCTAGCGCGTCAGGTGAATCCGGCTATTGGCGAATATGTTCATAAGCTGAAATTACCAGGCATTAATCTGCGGCAGGAGTCTCGCCGGTACTATCCTTCTGGACAAGTGACCTCTCACCTCATTGGTTTCACCAATATCGATGGAGAAGGCATTGAAGGTGTTGAGAAAAGTTTTGACCGCTGGCTGACCGGGCAACCCGGTGAGCGTACCGTGCGCAAAGACCGATTTGGCCGTGTGATTGAAGATATCTCCTCCGTTGACAGTCAGGCTGCACATAATCTGGTGCTCAGTATTGATGAGCGTTTGCAGGCGCTGGTTTACCGTGAACTTAATAACGCGGTTGCCTTTAACAAAGCCGAATCGGGAACGGCCGTACTGGTCGATGTGAATACTGGTGAAGTGTTGGCAATGGCGAATAGCCCGTCTTACAACCCGAATAATCTGGCAGGTACGCCGAAAGACATTATGCGTAACCGTGCTATCACCGATATCTTCGAACCCGGTTCTACCGTTAAACCGATGGTGGTGATGACAGCCTTGCAGCGCGGTGTCGTTAAAGAAAATAGCGTACTCAATACGCTGCCTTACTACGTTAATGGGCATGAAATCAAAGATGTGGCGCGCTACAGCGAATTGACGCTGACGGGCGTGTTGCAGAAATCGAGTAACGTCGGTGTCTCCAGACTGGCGTTAGCGATGCCTTCCTCTGCGCTGGTCGATACTTACGCCCGCTTTGGATTAGGAAAAGCGACCAATTTGGGGTTGGTCGGAGAAAGCAGTGGCTTATACCCCCAAAAACAACGGTGGTCTGACGTAGAGCGGGCCACCTTTTCTTTCGGCTACGGGCTGATGGTAACACCGTTACAGTTAGCGCGAGTCTATGCCACGATCGGCAGCTTCGGTATTTACCGCCCGCTGTCGATTACCAAAGTTGATCCCCCCGTGCCTGGCGAGCGCGTCTTCCCTGAAGCGCTCGTGCGTTCCGTAGTGCACATGATGGAAAGCGTTGCACTACCCGGCGGTGGCGGCACCAAGGCGGCCATCAAGGGCTACCGTATCGCGATTAAAACGGGTACAGCCAAGAAAGTCGGCCCAGATGGTAAGTACATCAACAAATATATTGCCTATACGGCGGGTGTGGCGCCAGCCAGTAATCCACGTTTTGCTCTGGTTGTCGTGATCAACGATCCGCAGGCAGGGAAGTACTACGGCGGCGCAGTTTCTGCGCCAATCTTTGGCGCCATCATGGGTGGCGTCCTGCGTACGATGAATATTGAACCGGATGCGTTGTCGACGGGCGACAAAAACGAGTTTGTAATTAATAGAGAAGAGGGATCAGGTGGCAGATCGTAA
- a CDS encoding L-alanine exporter AlaE encodes MFSPTSRLRSATADTFALVVYCFIIGMAIEIMLSGMSVEQSLSSRLLSIPVNIAIAWPYGLYRDRVLNMAKRHGGDYFLVRSVADLFAYVSFQSPVYAAILWVIGASPAQILTAVTSNLVISMVMGVTYGYFLEYCRRLFRVALP; translated from the coding sequence ATGTTTTCCCCGACGTCACGATTGCGAAGCGCCACCGCTGATACCTTTGCACTCGTTGTCTACTGTTTCATCATCGGCATGGCGATTGAAATTATGCTTTCTGGGATGAGCGTCGAGCAGTCATTGTCTTCACGTCTGCTATCTATCCCCGTCAATATTGCTATTGCGTGGCCATATGGGCTTTATCGCGATCGCGTGTTGAATATGGCCAAGCGTCACGGTGGTGATTATTTCCTGGTGCGCAGCGTTGCTGACCTGTTTGCGTATGTCAGTTTTCAATCTCCTGTTTATGCTGCGATTCTCTGGGTTATCGGGGCAAGTCCCGCACAAATATTGACCGCAGTCACTAGTAACCTGGTGATATCAATGGTGATGGGTGTAACGTATGGCTACTTTCTGGAATATTGCCGTCGGCT
- the murE gene encoding UDP-N-acetylmuramoyl-L-alanyl-D-glutamate--2,6-diaminopimelate ligase, giving the protein MADRNLRDLLAPWVQDIPVHALREMTLDSRIAAAGDLFVAIVGHKTDGRRYIPQAIAQGVAAIVAEAEGEAADGTVREMHGVPVVYLSNLNQRLSALAGRFYQQPAEKLQLIGVTGTNGKTTTTQLLAQWSQALGETSAVMGTVGNGLLGRAIPTENTTGSAVDVQQVLSQLVEQGATFAAMEVSSHGLVQNRVAALPFAAAVFTNLSRDHLDYHGDMESYEAAKWALFAEHRVGQMIINADDEVGLRWLAKLPDAVAVTMENNLVPGCRGRWLKATQIDYHDNGATIAFDSSWGHGEIESRLMGAFNVSNMLLALATLLSLGYPLDKLVIAGSQLQPVCGRMEVFHAEGKPTVVVDYAHTPDALEKALEAARLHCLGKLWCVFGCGGDRDKGKRPLMGGIAEQLADRVVVTDDNPRSEEPQAIVADILSGLLDAGRVQVIHGRAEAVTSAIMQAQENDVVLVAGKGHEDYQLVGNQRLDYSDRITVARLLGVIA; this is encoded by the coding sequence GTGGCAGATCGTAATTTGCGCGATTTACTTGCGCCGTGGGTGCAAGACATCCCGGTGCACGCGCTGCGGGAAATGACATTAGACAGCCGCATCGCGGCTGCCGGGGATCTGTTTGTCGCGATTGTCGGGCACAAAACAGATGGACGGCGCTATATTCCGCAGGCAATTGCGCAAGGCGTAGCAGCGATTGTTGCCGAAGCAGAAGGTGAAGCTGCTGATGGCACGGTTCGCGAAATGCACGGTGTGCCAGTGGTCTATCTCAGTAATCTGAACCAACGGCTTTCTGCGCTGGCAGGCCGTTTTTATCAGCAGCCAGCGGAAAAATTACAGCTGATTGGCGTAACGGGAACCAACGGAAAAACGACGACGACTCAGCTTCTGGCGCAGTGGAGCCAGGCATTAGGCGAAACGAGTGCGGTGATGGGCACGGTAGGCAATGGCCTATTGGGTCGGGCGATTCCGACAGAGAATACGACAGGATCTGCTGTCGATGTTCAGCAGGTGCTGAGCCAACTGGTCGAGCAAGGTGCGACGTTCGCCGCAATGGAAGTCTCTTCACACGGGCTGGTGCAAAATCGCGTTGCCGCCTTGCCGTTTGCGGCGGCGGTGTTCACCAATCTGAGCCGCGATCATCTTGATTACCATGGCGATATGGAAAGCTATGAAGCGGCCAAGTGGGCGCTGTTCGCCGAGCATCGTGTTGGTCAGATGATTATCAATGCTGATGATGAGGTTGGTCTGCGCTGGTTAGCGAAGCTGCCGGACGCGGTTGCTGTAACCATGGAAAACAATTTGGTCCCCGGCTGCCGTGGGCGCTGGCTGAAAGCGACACAGATTGATTATCACGACAACGGTGCCACGATTGCGTTTGATTCAAGCTGGGGACATGGCGAAATTGAAAGTCGCCTGATGGGGGCGTTTAACGTCAGCAATATGCTGCTGGCGTTGGCAACACTGCTGTCTCTTGGTTATCCGCTCGATAAGTTAGTGATCGCTGGATCGCAACTGCAACCCGTATGTGGCCGCATGGAGGTTTTCCATGCTGAAGGCAAACCCACGGTCGTTGTTGATTATGCTCATACGCCGGATGCGCTGGAAAAAGCGCTTGAAGCGGCGCGTTTGCACTGTCTGGGGAAACTCTGGTGCGTGTTTGGCTGCGGTGGCGATCGTGATAAAGGTAAGCGCCCACTTATGGGCGGCATTGCAGAACAGCTGGCCGACCGCGTTGTGGTGACTGATGATAACCCACGCAGTGAAGAGCCTCAGGCGATCGTTGCCGATATTCTCTCTGGGCTGTTGGATGCCGGACGGGTTCAGGTGATTCACGGACGTGCTGAAGCGGTCACTAGCGCGATCATGCAGGCGCAGGAAAATGACGTGGTGCTGGTCGCGGGCAAAGGACACGAAGATTACCAACTGGTTGGCAATCAGCGTCTTGATTATTCCGATCGCATCACCGTTGCCCGCCTGCTGGGGGTGATCGCATGA
- the murF gene encoding UDP-N-acetylmuramoyl-tripeptide--D-alanyl-D-alanine ligase yields the protein MIRVSLQQLATVLNAQLIGESIDIEDVSTDTRKLSSGCLFVALKGEKFDAHDYAADAVKGGAAALLVSKYLPIDVPQLLVSDTRLALGQVASWVRQQSTARVVALTGSSGKTSVKEMTAAILRQCGSVLYTAGNFNNDIGVPLTLLRLTAEHQFAVIELGANHIGEIAYTTDLVRPESALVNNLAAAHLEGFGSLAGVAQAKGEIFAGLPVDGVAIVNADSNDFPHWQVTLNHKTVWRFSPEAAGDIDFFASDVAVLAQGTRFTLHTPFGETQVLLPLPGRHNISNALAAAALSMSVGATLEAVKAGLSQLQAVPGRLFPIALSEGKLLLDDSYNANVGSMTAAAQVLADMPGYRVMVVGDMGELGEEAPECHRQVGEAARVVGIDCVLSVGTLSELIGVASGNGEHFHDKAALVSRLKVLMSKHNVISVLVKGSRSAAMEQVVHALQENAQC from the coding sequence ATGATTCGCGTTTCTTTGCAGCAACTTGCCACGGTGCTGAATGCGCAGTTGATTGGCGAAAGTATTGATATTGAGGATGTTTCAACCGATACGCGCAAGCTGTCGTCTGGCTGCTTGTTTGTCGCCCTGAAAGGCGAGAAATTTGATGCACATGATTACGCTGCTGATGCGGTGAAAGGCGGAGCGGCAGCACTGTTGGTCAGTAAGTACTTACCTATTGATGTACCGCAGTTGCTGGTAAGCGATACGCGTTTGGCATTAGGGCAAGTGGCTTCCTGGGTTCGCCAGCAGTCAACGGCGCGCGTTGTTGCACTGACCGGTTCTTCCGGAAAAACCTCGGTTAAAGAGATGACAGCGGCGATTCTGCGTCAATGCGGCTCGGTGTTGTATACCGCGGGTAACTTCAACAACGACATCGGTGTGCCGTTAACGCTGCTGCGTCTGACGGCGGAACACCAATTTGCAGTGATTGAACTCGGGGCAAATCACATTGGTGAGATTGCCTATACCACCGATCTGGTGCGGCCGGAAAGTGCGCTGGTCAATAACCTGGCTGCTGCGCATTTGGAAGGTTTTGGTTCACTGGCCGGCGTGGCACAGGCGAAAGGTGAGATTTTTGCGGGTTTGCCAGTAGACGGCGTAGCGATCGTGAATGCGGACAGTAACGATTTCCCGCACTGGCAGGTCACCTTGAATCATAAAACTGTCTGGCGTTTCTCACCGGAGGCTGCTGGCGACATCGATTTTTTTGCCAGCGACGTAGCGGTTTTGGCACAAGGTACACGCTTCACTCTGCACACACCGTTTGGCGAAACGCAGGTTCTGCTGCCTTTACCTGGTCGACATAACATTTCTAACGCACTGGCAGCGGCCGCACTGTCGATGTCTGTCGGGGCGACGCTGGAGGCGGTTAAAGCAGGTTTGTCTCAACTTCAGGCGGTGCCAGGGCGATTGTTTCCGATCGCGTTGTCTGAAGGCAAGCTGTTGTTGGATGACAGCTATAACGCGAATGTGGGCTCGATGACGGCGGCAGCACAGGTATTGGCTGACATGCCGGGCTACCGCGTGATGGTCGTTGGTGATATGGGTGAACTGGGAGAGGAAGCCCCTGAGTGCCATCGTCAGGTGGGCGAAGCGGCGCGAGTGGTGGGTATTGATTGCGTATTGAGTGTAGGAACACTGAGTGAATTGATCGGCGTTGCCAGCGGCAATGGTGAACATTTTCATGATAAAGCCGCGCTGGTTTCACGTTTGAAGGTGCTGATGTCAAAACATAACGTCATCAGCGTATTGGTCAAAGGCTCACGCAGTGCTGCGATGGAGCAGGTTGTACATGCATTACAGGAGAATGCGCAATGTTAG